A DNA window from Theobroma cacao cultivar B97-61/B2 chromosome 5, Criollo_cocoa_genome_V2, whole genome shotgun sequence contains the following coding sequences:
- the LOC18587127 gene encoding uncharacterized protein LOC18587127, whose amino-acid sequence MPPRRGRPPLYRSVGRGRGRARLSQPDPVERESAAPTFRAAPAVEPTEIPPPPPPPTATPGVHAMSLEAVQALAAFLNVIMGQAQAGRVPHTVPPAVSPVSPPPPLVPPPVPDVSISKKLKEARQLGCTSFVGDLDATAAKDWITQVTETFVDMKLDDDMKLMVATRLLEKRARTWWSSVKSRSITSLTWIDFLQEFDGQYYTYFHQKEKKREFLSLQQGNLTIEEYEARFNELMSYVPDLVKSEQDQASYFEEGLRNEIRERMTVTGREPHKEVVQMALRAEKLTNENRRMRAEFAKRRNPNVSSSQLPKRGKDTFASESTVSVPVISPRPPLSQLQQRPPRFNRSGMSSTSEKSFGGLNKCEKCGRYHVGECWGIRCFHCDQPGHIRSDCPQLGRATVAAPSPLTHTDMQRRDSSGVHPRQGVTVRSEMGSNTPAQPPLRPLTRSSTRVFAVTEDEARVRSGESE is encoded by the coding sequence atgcctcctcgacgtggGCGTCCACCTCTCTATAGGTCAGTAGGGAGGGGAAGAGGCCGTGCTAGACTTAGTCAGCCAGATCCCGTGGAAAGGGAGTCTGCTGCACCTACTTTTCGAGCAGCACCTGCTGTTGAGCCTACTGAGAttcctccacctcctccaccacctactGCTACTCCTGGTGTTCATGCCATGTCTCTTGAGGCAGTCCAGGCATTAGCAGCTTTTCTTAATGTCATTATGGGCCAAGCTCAAGCTGGTCGAGTCCCTCATACTGTTCCCCCAGCAGTATCTCCAGTgtcaccaccaccacctctTGTTCCACCACCAGTGCCAGATGTCTCCATTTCCAAAAAGCTTAAGGAAGCTAGGCAGCTGGGTTGCACTTCTTTTGTTGGTGATTTGGATGCAACCGCAGCTAAAGATTGGATTACTCAGGTAACGGAGACATTTGTGGATATGAAAttggatgatgatatgaaGTTAATGGTGGCCACAAGATTactagagaagagggctcgtacaTGGTGGAGCTCGGTAAAATCACGTTCCATTACTTCGTTGACTTGGATAGACTTCCTACAAGAATTCGACGGTCAATACTACACCTACTTTcatcaaaaagagaagaagagagaattccTAAGTTTACAACAAGGGAATTTAACCATAGAAGAGTACGaggctcgttttaacgagctgatGTCATATGTGCCAGACCTGGTGAAGTCTGAGCAAGATCAAGCTAGTTATTTTGAAGAAGGGCTCCGTAACGAGATCAGAGAGAGGATGACTGTGACAGGCCGGGAGCCTCATAAAGAAGTTgtacagatggctttaagGGCCGAAAAACTCACGAATGAAAATCGGAGAATGCGAGCTGAGTTTGCAAAGAGGAGAAACCCGAATGTATCCTCTAGTCAACTGCCCAAAAGAGGTAAGGACACATTTGCTTCTGAGAGTACTGTTTCTGTTCCGGTGATATCTCCTCGACCCCCACTTTCACAGTTACAGCAGAGACCTCCGAGATTTAACAGGTCTGGGATGAGTAGTACTTCCGAGAAGAGTTTTGGAGGTTTAAATAAATGCGAAAAATGTGGGAGATATCATGTTGGGGAGTGTTGGGGCATAAGATGCTTTCATTGTGACCAGCCGGGCCACATTAGGAGTGACTGCCCACAGTTAGGACGGGCTACAGTAGCTGCTCCATCCCCACTAACTCATACggatatgcagaggagagattcctcTGGAGTACACCCGAGGCAGGGGGTAACTGTACGATCTGAAATGGGTAGCAACACCCCAGCACAACCACCTTTGAGGCCATTGACTCGTTCTTCAACAAGAGTTTTCGCTGTAACGGAAGATGAAGCACGAGTCCGATCTGGAGAAAGTGAGTGA
- the LOC18598298 gene encoding NAC domain-containing protein 90 isoform X1: MEDMPPGFRFYPTEEELISFYLHHKLESEREDLNRLMDRVIPIVNIYEFNPWDLPQLSLYLCHKDPEQWFFFIPRQESEARGGRPKRLTTTGYWKATGSPGCVYSSTNRPIGVKRTMVFYNGRAPNGRKTEWKMIEYKAIVEAAASSNGATPTLRHEFSLCRVYKKSKCLRSFDRRPPAEGVQIRDPAADNQGQAAVGAAAACHQSPQMAERTISSPESSSSGDHGNPSQTGESSNSSAMAVDFNEPFWDLLDGF, from the exons aTGGAGGATATGCCGCCTGGTTTTCGGTTCTACCCAACTGAAGAAGAGTTGATTTCGTTTTATCTCCATCACAAGCTAGAAAGTGAGAGGGAGGATTTGAACCGTCTTATGGATCGGGTTATACCAATTGTCAACATTTATGAGTTCAATCCTTGGGATCTCCCAC AATTGTCCTTGTACCTATGCCACAAGGACCCTGAACAATGGTTCTTCTTCATTCCAAGGCAAGAGAGTGAAGCACGGGGAGGAAGACCAAAGCGGCTAACAACAACAGGGTACTGGAAAGCTACTGGCTCTCCGGGTTGTGTTTATTCTTCCACCAATCGCCCGATCGGCGTAAAAAGAACCATGGTTTTCTACAATGGAAGAGCTCCTAATGGAAGAAAAACTGAGTGGAAAATGATTGAATACAAAGCTATCGTAGAAGCAGCAGCTTCATCTAATGGTGCAACTCCAACT TTGAGGCACGAATTCAGCTTGTGCCGGGTATATAAGAAATCGAAATGCTTACGGTCATTTGACAGGCGACCACCAGCAGAAGGAGTTCAGATACGCGACCCAGCGGCTGATAATCAAGGTCAAGCTGCTGTTGGAGCAGCAGCGGCATGTCATCAGAGCCCTCAAATGGCAGAGAGAACGATCAGCTCACCAGAGAGTTCATCCTCAGGGGATCATGGGAATCCTTCTCAAACTGGGGAAAGCAGCAACTCATCAGCAATGGCAGTTGATTTTAATGAACCTTTCTGGGATCTTCTTGATGGCTTCTAG
- the LOC18598298 gene encoding NAC domain-containing protein 90 isoform X2 translates to MVERELSLYLCHKDPEQWFFFIPRQESEARGGRPKRLTTTGYWKATGSPGCVYSSTNRPIGVKRTMVFYNGRAPNGRKTEWKMIEYKAIVEAAASSNGATPTLRHEFSLCRVYKKSKCLRSFDRRPPAEGVQIRDPAADNQGQAAVGAAAACHQSPQMAERTISSPESSSSGDHGNPSQTGESSNSSAMAVDFNEPFWDLLDGF, encoded by the exons ATGGTCGAACGTG AATTGTCCTTGTACCTATGCCACAAGGACCCTGAACAATGGTTCTTCTTCATTCCAAGGCAAGAGAGTGAAGCACGGGGAGGAAGACCAAAGCGGCTAACAACAACAGGGTACTGGAAAGCTACTGGCTCTCCGGGTTGTGTTTATTCTTCCACCAATCGCCCGATCGGCGTAAAAAGAACCATGGTTTTCTACAATGGAAGAGCTCCTAATGGAAGAAAAACTGAGTGGAAAATGATTGAATACAAAGCTATCGTAGAAGCAGCAGCTTCATCTAATGGTGCAACTCCAACT TTGAGGCACGAATTCAGCTTGTGCCGGGTATATAAGAAATCGAAATGCTTACGGTCATTTGACAGGCGACCACCAGCAGAAGGAGTTCAGATACGCGACCCAGCGGCTGATAATCAAGGTCAAGCTGCTGTTGGAGCAGCAGCGGCATGTCATCAGAGCCCTCAAATGGCAGAGAGAACGATCAGCTCACCAGAGAGTTCATCCTCAGGGGATCATGGGAATCCTTCTCAAACTGGGGAAAGCAGCAACTCATCAGCAATGGCAGTTGATTTTAATGAACCTTTCTGGGATCTTCTTGATGGCTTCTAG